Proteins from a single region of Cryptococcus neoformans var. grubii H99 chromosome 5, complete sequence:
- a CDS encoding superoxide dismutase [Cu-Zn]: MVKAVVVLKGESYVHGTVCFTQESENAPVCITGEIKDMDADAKRGMHVHEFGDNTNGCTSAGPHYNPFKKHHGAPTDSERHVGDLGNIQTNSCGAAQLDFSDKIISLYGPHSIIGRSLVVHASTDDLGKGGNEESLKTGNAGARLACGVIGIST, translated from the exons ATGGTCAAG GCTGTTGTTGTCCTCAAGGGTGAATCCTACGTCCACGGCACTGTATGCTTCACCCAGGAGTCGGAAAATGCTCCCGTTTGCATCACTGGTGAG ATTAAGGACATGGACGCTGACGCCAAGCGAGGCATGCACGTCCACGAGTTTGGAGACAACACCAACGGCTGTACCTCTGCTGGCCCCCATTACAACCCCTTTAAAAAGCACCACGGTGCTCCCACCGACTCCGAGAGGCACGTTGGTGACCTCG GTAATATCCAGACGAACAGCTGCGGTGCCGCTCAGCTCGACTTTTCCG ACAAGATCATCTCCCTCTACGGCCCTCACTCCATCATTGGTCGAAGCCTCGTCGTCCACGCCAGTACTGACGACCTCGGCAAGGGCGGCAATGAGGAGTCCCTTAAGACTGGTAATGCAGGTGCCCGTCTTGCCTGCGGTGTCAT CGGTATTTCTACCTAA